A single window of Methanothermobacter marburgensis str. Marburg DNA harbors:
- a CDS encoding MTH1187 family thiamine-binding protein, with the protein MITAELTIIPLGTGSTSLSGYVAAAVSALEKMNVRYEISGMGTLVEAGDLDELLEAVKAAHEAVLEAGSERVYTTIKIDDRRDTDRGLSDKVESVKKKLQ; encoded by the coding sequence ATGATAACCGCAGAGCTCACCATAATACCTCTCGGTACAGGCAGCACTTCCCTCAGCGGTTACGTGGCCGCTGCAGTCAGTGCCCTCGAGAAAATGAACGTGAGGTATGAGATCTCAGGTATGGGGACTCTTGTTGAGGCCGGTGACCTGGATGAACTCCTTGAGGCTGTTAAGGCGGCCCATGAGGCCGTCCTGGAGGCAGGCTCAGAGAGGGTCTACACAACAATCAAAATCGATGATAGAAGGGACACCGACAGGGGCCTCAGTGACAAGGTTGAATCTGTAAAGAAAAAGCTCCAGTAA
- a CDS encoding DegT/DnrJ/EryC1/StrS family aminotransferase yields MIPVATPIIDEEEIEEVVKVLKSGFIAQGPRVAEFEEKFASCVGTEHAVATSSGTTALHLALLAAGIGKGDQVITTPFSFAATANAALYVGAEPVFADIDPETYNIDPEGIEELITPSTRAIIPVHLYGQPADMDPILDLAADHDLLVIEDAAQAHGAEYHGRMVGSMGDAACFSFYPTKNITTGEGGMITTDNEEIAEMARILRAHGETERYNHAYLGYNFRMTDIAAAIGIAQLGKLEDFNRRRIKNAEYLTDSLRDLEGVSTPHVAAGVKHVFHQYTLRVPGSRDRLMKFLNKRGIGTGIHYPKPIYRQELYRRMGFNASCPVSEKAAEEVLSLPVHPALTDEDLERIVDSVRDFFGQN; encoded by the coding sequence ATGATACCGGTTGCTACTCCCATAATCGATGAAGAGGAAATAGAGGAAGTCGTGAAGGTACTTAAATCGGGATTCATTGCCCAGGGACCACGGGTGGCGGAATTTGAGGAGAAGTTTGCATCCTGCGTGGGTACGGAACACGCTGTTGCAACAAGTTCAGGGACAACAGCCCTCCACCTCGCCCTCCTGGCCGCAGGGATTGGAAAAGGGGACCAGGTTATAACAACACCATTCAGCTTCGCTGCAACGGCAAACGCAGCCCTATACGTTGGTGCTGAGCCTGTATTTGCAGATATAGATCCCGAAACCTACAACATAGATCCTGAGGGGATCGAGGAACTCATAACACCCAGCACAAGGGCAATAATACCCGTACACCTCTACGGACAGCCCGCCGACATGGACCCCATCCTGGACCTGGCTGCTGATCATGACCTCCTGGTGATTGAGGATGCTGCCCAGGCCCATGGTGCAGAGTATCATGGGAGGATGGTGGGTTCAATGGGGGATGCCGCATGCTTCAGTTTCTACCCAACAAAGAACATCACAACAGGCGAGGGCGGGATGATAACAACTGATAATGAGGAAATTGCAGAAATGGCACGGATTCTGAGGGCCCACGGGGAGACAGAGCGCTACAATCACGCTTACCTTGGCTACAACTTCAGGATGACCGATATTGCCGCGGCCATTGGCATAGCCCAGCTAGGAAAACTTGAAGACTTCAACAGAAGGCGAATCAAAAATGCAGAGTACCTCACAGATAGCCTCAGGGACCTTGAGGGAGTATCAACACCCCACGTTGCAGCGGGGGTTAAACACGTCTTCCACCAGTACACCCTGAGGGTTCCGGGTTCAAGGGACAGGCTCATGAAATTCCTCAACAAGCGGGGCATAGGTACCGGGATTCACTACCCGAAACCCATCTACAGGCAGGAACTCTACCGGAGGATGGGCTTCAATGCCAGCTGTCCGGTCAGTGAAAAGGCTGCGGAGGAGGTCCTATCGCTACCGGTACACCCTGCCCTTACTGATGAGGACCTTGAAAGGATTGTGGATTCTGTCAGGGATTTCTTCGGGCAGAACTAA
- a CDS encoding CPBP family intramembrane glutamic endopeptidase, with protein MRDFLDRVYTGRNEPWRYMLTVLLSFVVSNVGAGFMVGLFLVAILIITGRMDAFGDIPGFSWPALLIMVAVAFSTSMFFLYVGLKFIHRRDFISAVNSRGSVDWRRILSGGVAWFIIVGILDLISIVMDPSSVRLKFTPAFWWLLILALLAFPVQASFEEIFFRGYLMQGMWMIIKRPIPLMIMNSLIFSILHWWNGTNLTMSLSITASTFIIGLVLALITLADDGVELAMGVHIANNLYVSVIHSSPEAGLGNLPSLMVSPSDPYASPLALILASALLVAILFRGRYGDVLDVLRYRG; from the coding sequence ATGAGGGATTTTCTGGACAGAGTCTACACTGGAAGAAATGAGCCATGGCGTTATATGCTGACGGTGCTCCTTAGCTTCGTGGTGTCCAATGTGGGCGCCGGTTTTATGGTGGGGTTATTCCTGGTGGCCATCCTCATAATCACAGGGAGAATGGATGCATTTGGGGACATCCCGGGCTTCAGCTGGCCAGCTTTACTCATCATGGTGGCAGTGGCCTTTTCTACCTCAATGTTCTTTCTCTACGTTGGGTTGAAGTTCATCCACAGGCGTGATTTCATATCAGCCGTGAACTCAAGGGGTAGTGTCGACTGGAGGCGGATACTCAGTGGAGGGGTGGCCTGGTTTATTATTGTCGGGATCCTTGACCTGATCTCGATTGTGATGGATCCGTCTTCCGTCAGACTTAAGTTCACACCAGCATTCTGGTGGCTTCTGATACTTGCATTACTTGCATTTCCTGTGCAGGCTTCCTTTGAGGAGATATTCTTCAGGGGATACCTCATGCAGGGGATGTGGATGATCATTAAGAGGCCCATCCCACTGATGATCATGAATTCACTTATATTCTCAATCCTTCACTGGTGGAATGGCACGAACCTTACAATGAGCCTTTCAATAACAGCAAGCACATTCATCATTGGGCTGGTACTTGCACTCATAACACTCGCAGATGATGGTGTGGAACTCGCCATGGGGGTGCATATTGCAAACAACCTCTATGTCAGTGTTATACACAGCTCCCCGGAGGCCGGTCTTGGAAACCTTCCATCCCTGATGGTAAGCCCATCGGATCCCTACGCCTCCCCACTGGCACTGATCCTTGCATCGGCTCTTCTTGTGGCCATACTATTCAGGGGACGCTATGGGGATGTGCTGGATGTTCTGAGGTACCGTGGATGA
- a CDS encoding tRNA (guanine(10)-N(2))-dimethyltransferase — translation MITINEGSVTIEVPDFSKVSSRAPVFYNPVMEFNRDVSVLAVQAFQRILDREISVADTFSGSGIRAIRYLVEVDGVSEAAANDINPLAVKCIEHNSELNSVSPLVSREDAAIFLRGNPGRFDVIDVDPFGTPAPFMDSAAASARNRSLLAVTATDTSGLCGTYIKPCLRKYSARPLKTEYCHETGLRILAGFTAMNLARYSKGASFLLSHSSQHYMRIYAHVRRGARRADETLKNIGYILHCFSCLHHEDVRGVPEDRKCPLCGAKMDAAGPLWLGDLHDEKFIGSMMAEAKNKSLNKSEDVLKLLKTCIGEVGMPPGFYDVHEICSKLGVSAPPLMDVMGGLGEAGFRVSRTHIRPTGIKTDAGVREIEEIIMDLHGSRS, via the coding sequence ATGATAACCATAAATGAGGGTTCAGTCACAATTGAGGTTCCGGATTTCAGTAAGGTATCATCCAGGGCCCCTGTCTTCTATAACCCTGTGATGGAGTTCAACAGGGATGTGTCGGTGCTTGCGGTTCAGGCCTTTCAGCGGATACTTGATAGGGAGATAAGTGTAGCGGATACATTCTCAGGGAGCGGCATAAGGGCCATAAGGTACCTGGTGGAGGTTGATGGTGTCTCTGAGGCCGCTGCAAATGATATAAACCCCCTTGCAGTTAAATGCATAGAGCATAACTCAGAGCTGAATTCTGTATCCCCCCTGGTCAGCAGGGAGGATGCTGCTATCTTCCTCAGAGGGAACCCCGGCCGCTTTGATGTTATCGATGTGGACCCCTTCGGGACTCCGGCGCCATTCATGGACTCTGCGGCGGCATCCGCCAGGAACAGGTCACTCCTTGCTGTTACCGCCACGGACACCTCGGGTCTCTGCGGAACCTATATAAAACCCTGCCTCAGGAAGTACTCGGCAAGGCCCCTCAAAACAGAGTACTGTCATGAGACAGGGCTGAGGATACTTGCAGGTTTCACTGCAATGAACCTTGCCAGGTACAGTAAGGGTGCATCATTCCTTCTATCACACAGCAGCCAGCACTACATGAGGATCTATGCCCATGTGAGGAGGGGTGCCAGGAGGGCCGATGAAACCCTCAAAAACATTGGCTACATACTCCACTGCTTCAGCTGCCTTCACCATGAAGATGTGAGGGGTGTGCCTGAAGACAGGAAATGCCCCCTCTGCGGGGCTAAAATGGATGCTGCCGGACCCCTCTGGCTCGGGGACCTGCATGATGAAAAATTCATCGGATCCATGATGGCTGAAGCTAAAAATAAATCCCTCAATAAATCAGAGGATGTCCTGAAACTGCTCAAGACCTGTATTGGGGAGGTGGGAATGCCGCCCGGATTCTATGACGTCCATGAGATCTGCAGCAAGCTGGGTGTGAGTGCCCCCCCTCTTATGGATGTTATGGGTGGTCTTGGGGAGGCAGGGTTCAGGGTTTCAAGGACCCATATAAGGCCAACCGGCATAAAAACAGATGCAGGGGTCAGGGAGATTGAGGAGATCATAATGGACCTCCACGGTTCCCGTTCGTAG
- a CDS encoding DUF4013 domain-containing protein, with amino-acid sequence MFVDGLKVFVVQIAYMIVPLIIIFAGTFGSLAMISPSGVITDPTAFTGLLGGTVIIGVILAIILGLIETIAIAHMAYNDSELGAAFRFGEILDVISQIGWIDYIIWYIVVGLIAAVIAFIAGLLNSIPIIGTLIALLIIYPYIQLFFNRALALRYAYE; translated from the coding sequence ATGTTCGTTGATGGATTAAAGGTCTTCGTTGTCCAGATTGCATACATGATAGTTCCACTGATAATAATATTTGCAGGTACTTTCGGATCCCTGGCAATGATTTCACCAAGCGGTGTTATCACAGACCCCACAGCCTTCACAGGTCTCCTTGGAGGTACTGTGATAATCGGTGTGATACTTGCAATAATCCTTGGGCTCATAGAGACCATTGCAATAGCACACATGGCCTACAATGACAGTGAACTTGGAGCAGCATTCAGGTTCGGTGAAATACTGGATGTGATCTCCCAGATCGGATGGATCGACTACATCATCTGGTACATCGTTGTCGGCCTCATCGCAGCTGTTATTGCATTCATTGCGGGTCTCCTGAATTCAATACCCATCATCGGTACCCTCATAGCACTGCTCATAATATACCCCTACATCCAGCTCTTCTTTAACAGGGCCCTTGCACTCAGGTACGCCTACGAATAG
- a CDS encoding Lrp/AsnC family transcriptional regulator — translation MDDDLVKIDDIDRKIIDLLNEDGRMSYRNISRILDVSVGTVHNRVEKLVKKGVIKKFVPVIDHSKLGYKLTAIIGVKVKGGVLRNWETRTAYHKNVLAVYDVTGEFDAILIGKFKDTGELDSFIKGLLSEGDVQRTYTQTVLNIVKEDMTSTKMIGD, via the coding sequence ATGGATGATGATCTAGTCAAAATCGATGATATTGACAGAAAAATAATAGACCTCCTAAATGAAGATGGACGCATGTCCTACAGGAACATCTCAAGGATACTCGATGTCTCGGTGGGTACCGTGCACAACCGTGTTGAGAAGCTGGTCAAGAAGGGTGTTATAAAGAAATTCGTGCCAGTGATAGACCACTCCAAACTTGGATACAAACTCACAGCCATAATAGGTGTTAAGGTCAAAGGTGGTGTTCTGAGGAACTGGGAGACGCGGACAGCCTACCACAAAAACGTCCTTGCAGTCTACGACGTCACAGGAGAATTCGACGCCATACTCATAGGGAAATTCAAGGATACCGGGGAGCTGGATAGCTTCATCAAGGGTTTGCTGAGTGAGGGTGACGTTCAGAGGACCTACACCCAGACAGTCCTCAACATAGTGAAGGAGGACATGACCTCCACCAAGATGATAGGCGATTAA
- a CDS encoding histone deacetylase family protein, translating into MAIIHSSTYDLHNNEGHVENKGRTGAIIDALKSSGLQLKFMEPRMAGVHDILMVHSSVHVEYLEVFSGRGGGWLDYDTYMTPESFSVARLAAGGAMVAAEEALKSGWGYSVARPPGHHATYDRSMGFCIFNNIAIAIEHSRRNLGISKAAVIDFDVHHGNGTSSIFYTDPEVMYISVHQDPRTLFPGTGFIEEIGESDGKGFNLNIPMPRGSGNNDYIWILSEVLPQVLSEFRADMLFVSAGFDAHRLDPLADIMVDEEFFSWMGWFIHDTGLPCAAVLEGGYDLQALGNSNVSFIEGLEGSSVKVEYERSPAVAEIFNEISDVFSPFFNF; encoded by the coding sequence ATGGCCATTATACACTCCAGCACCTATGACCTCCACAACAATGAGGGCCATGTTGAGAACAAGGGGAGGACAGGTGCAATCATTGACGCCCTGAAGTCCTCGGGGCTCCAGCTGAAGTTCATGGAGCCAAGGATGGCAGGTGTCCATGATATCCTAATGGTCCACAGCAGCGTCCATGTGGAGTACCTCGAGGTGTTCTCAGGGAGGGGCGGTGGATGGCTGGACTATGACACCTACATGACACCTGAGAGCTTCAGTGTGGCGAGGCTCGCCGCAGGTGGCGCCATGGTCGCGGCTGAGGAGGCATTGAAAAGTGGATGGGGATACTCCGTTGCAAGACCCCCAGGTCACCATGCCACCTATGACAGGTCCATGGGTTTCTGCATATTCAACAACATCGCCATAGCCATTGAGCACAGCCGCAGGAACCTCGGGATTTCAAAGGCTGCTGTAATTGACTTTGACGTTCACCACGGAAACGGAACATCAAGCATATTCTACACCGACCCGGAAGTCATGTACATCTCGGTGCACCAGGACCCCAGGACACTCTTCCCAGGGACAGGATTTATTGAAGAGATAGGAGAGAGTGATGGTAAGGGCTTCAACCTCAACATCCCCATGCCCAGGGGTTCAGGAAACAACGACTATATCTGGATACTCTCAGAGGTGCTCCCCCAGGTACTCAGTGAATTCAGGGCAGATATGTTATTCGTATCTGCAGGGTTCGATGCCCACAGGCTGGATCCGCTGGCAGATATAATGGTGGATGAGGAGTTCTTCTCATGGATGGGATGGTTCATCCATGACACAGGGCTGCCATGCGCAGCTGTGCTTGAGGGAGGCTATGACCTCCAGGCCCTTGGAAACTCAAATGTCTCATTCATTGAGGGCCTTGAGGGTTCCAGTGTTAAGGTGGAATATGAGAGGTCACCGGCTGTGGCTGAAATCTTCAATGAGATTAGCGATGTGTTTTCACCATTCTTCAATTTCTGA
- a CDS encoding DUF2100 domain-containing protein — MEKIRLEQAEELIRKSCTNIRRESRFRDPHDGVIDTRKFQEALMELIEAEDHIYASLPSHELTGEDAYDFCRRLMASREAIDGMLADFGVIEREDPSERIKEASKGKLILVNNSSVKKLLVKAGVEPGNILVAGAPLSVDDMKKINPRIPDAALKGIEKKIEHLKNDIERKLEDLGEILVIGEPDKSTGLLASRAEELYGAGVRLNENIRDLTPEEILKLLS, encoded by the coding sequence ATGGAAAAAATCAGGCTTGAACAGGCAGAGGAGCTTATAAGAAAATCATGCACGAATATCCGGAGGGAATCCAGGTTCAGGGACCCCCATGATGGTGTCATAGACACCAGAAAATTTCAGGAGGCCCTGATGGAACTCATTGAAGCCGAGGACCATATATATGCCAGCCTTCCATCCCATGAGCTCACCGGGGAAGATGCATACGATTTCTGCAGGAGGCTCATGGCCTCCAGGGAGGCCATTGACGGCATGCTTGCAGATTTCGGTGTCATTGAACGTGAAGACCCATCTGAAAGGATAAAAGAAGCTTCGAAGGGTAAACTGATACTTGTGAATAATTCATCAGTTAAAAAGCTCCTTGTTAAGGCCGGCGTTGAGCCGGGGAATATCCTGGTTGCAGGTGCGCCCCTCTCAGTGGATGATATGAAGAAGATAAACCCCCGGATCCCTGATGCTGCCCTTAAGGGTATAGAGAAGAAGATAGAGCACCTTAAGAATGACATTGAAAGGAAGCTTGAAGACCTTGGGGAAATCCTCGTTATAGGGGAGCCCGATAAAAGCACAGGCCTCCTTGCATCAAGGGCTGAAGAACTGTATGGTGCCGGTGTGAGACTGAATGAGAATATCAGGGACCTCACCCCTGAGGAGATACTGAAACTCCTCTCATAG
- the mptA gene encoding GTP cyclohydrolase MptA, which yields MGLVCFPDTQDKIPSIPVHLTRVGVTGVKKLLKIERDGRRPIILLPTFDAFVDLPSRQRGIHMSRNPEAISDVLEEVVENNALELESLCAEIVNELLKKHRYARRAEVSMKSDFMFMKKSPVTAKKSQEMTKIMADAIGYRDDDGIVIRKMIGAEVVGMTVCPCAQESVKETSRQNLLEFLDPETVERVLDCVSFASHNQRGRGMIMIEVPEDQTIRAENLINIIESSMSSPVYELLKRPDENAVVVSAHENPMFVEDCVRNMVHRIVSEYPHLPDDTIVTVRQINEESIHRHNAFAEKVATMGELRYEIEELNGSEE from the coding sequence TTGGGTTTAGTTTGTTTTCCAGATACACAGGACAAGATTCCTAGCATCCCCGTTCACCTTACAAGGGTGGGTGTTACAGGTGTTAAGAAGCTTCTGAAGATAGAAAGGGATGGTAGAAGACCCATAATACTTCTTCCAACATTTGATGCATTTGTGGACCTTCCGAGCAGGCAGAGGGGGATCCACATGTCAAGGAACCCCGAGGCCATAAGTGACGTCCTCGAGGAGGTTGTTGAAAACAACGCCCTTGAACTGGAATCCCTCTGCGCAGAGATAGTCAATGAACTCCTCAAAAAGCACAGGTACGCCCGCAGAGCCGAGGTGAGCATGAAGAGCGACTTCATGTTCATGAAGAAATCCCCTGTCACCGCCAAGAAGAGCCAGGAGATGACAAAGATCATGGCAGACGCCATCGGGTACCGGGACGATGACGGTATAGTCATACGCAAGATGATAGGGGCAGAGGTGGTAGGGATGACCGTGTGCCCCTGTGCACAGGAATCGGTTAAGGAAACATCCCGTCAGAATCTCCTGGAATTCCTTGACCCTGAAACAGTTGAAAGGGTTCTTGACTGTGTATCCTTCGCCTCCCACAACCAGAGGGGGCGCGGCATGATAATGATAGAGGTCCCAGAGGACCAGACGATAAGGGCCGAAAACCTCATAAACATCATAGAGAGCTCCATGAGTTCACCTGTCTATGAACTCCTCAAGAGGCCCGATGAAAATGCCGTTGTTGTGAGTGCCCATGAGAACCCCATGTTCGTTGAGGACTGCGTCCGTAACATGGTGCACAGGATAGTCAGCGAGTACCCCCACCTCCCCGACGACACTATAGTCACCGTAAGGCAGATAAACGAGGAGAGCATACACAGACACAACGCCTTCGCTGAGAAGGTTGCGACAATGGGGGAACTTAGATACGAGATAGAGGAACTTAACGGATCAGAGGAGTGA
- a CDS encoding DUF2120 domain-containing protein codes for MKLHRIAGEIMGYFEAFEGSRPALDSKEILIVRGMSRKRMNIEDMGRELDGLIEKLGAEELELISEEGTALIGVMDEQIRSCVEVGTETDIGGIHRLKEALEDMNFSVDYRLCMTEDTGLFVVLYRDRSGVGPCFVEVVVSDISD; via the coding sequence ATGAAACTGCACAGGATAGCCGGGGAGATCATGGGTTACTTTGAAGCTTTTGAGGGCTCAAGACCAGCCCTTGACTCAAAGGAGATACTAATAGTTAGGGGAATGTCAAGAAAGAGGATGAACATTGAGGACATGGGCAGGGAACTTGATGGCCTTATAGAGAAACTGGGTGCAGAGGAACTGGAGCTCATATCCGAGGAGGGCACGGCCCTCATTGGTGTGATGGATGAGCAGATAAGGTCCTGTGTTGAGGTAGGGACAGAAACCGATATCGGAGGTATCCACAGGCTCAAGGAGGCCCTTGAGGATATGAACTTCAGCGTGGATTACAGGCTCTGCATGACAGAGGATACAGGGCTCTTTGTTGTTCTCTACAGGGACCGGAGTGGTGTGGGGCCCTGCTTTGTTGAGGTTGTTGTCTCTGATATTTCAGATTAA
- the cofG gene encoding 7,8-didemethyl-8-hydroxy-5-deazariboflavin synthase subunit CofG, translating into MVLGKEEILELLLVDGPELLDLMKRVCEPGEVTYSRNVFIPLTRACRNRCGYCTFRSDSPDPPIIPPGDVLREVRRARDVGCTEALFTFGENAHEFPEVMEKLEELGFSDMVDYAHHLCSATLDHGLLPHTNMGVLGYRDLRRLREVNASMGLMLESASPRLMEEEAHRESPGKDPALRIKMIEDAGRLRIPFTTGILVGIGETVEERAESLLELRRIQDRYGHLQEIIIQNFRAKPGIPMERHPEPSLLEMVRMVAVAKLLFPDVSIQVPPNLNRETGEVFLLAGADDWGGVSPLSRDYVNPEAPWPEIDELRRLTESAGFTLKERLPVYRKFINPDFLSPKVIETIERLYPEFLV; encoded by the coding sequence ATGGTTCTTGGAAAGGAAGAAATCCTGGAACTTCTCCTTGTTGATGGCCCTGAACTACTGGACCTCATGAAGCGTGTCTGCGAGCCAGGGGAGGTGACCTACTCACGGAATGTCTTTATACCCCTCACAAGGGCCTGCCGCAACCGCTGCGGCTACTGCACCTTCAGGTCAGACTCCCCCGACCCACCCATCATTCCCCCAGGGGACGTCCTAAGGGAGGTCAGGAGGGCCAGGGATGTGGGGTGCACAGAGGCCCTCTTCACCTTCGGTGAGAATGCACATGAGTTCCCCGAGGTGATGGAGAAACTCGAAGAGCTCGGATTCAGTGATATGGTTGATTATGCCCATCACCTCTGCAGCGCCACACTGGATCATGGTCTTCTGCCACACACAAATATGGGTGTGCTTGGCTACAGGGATCTCAGGAGGCTCAGGGAGGTGAACGCCTCCATGGGCCTCATGCTTGAGTCTGCAAGTCCCCGACTGATGGAGGAAGAGGCACACCGTGAAAGCCCTGGTAAGGATCCTGCCTTAAGGATAAAGATGATAGAAGACGCTGGGCGGCTCAGAATACCGTTCACCACAGGGATACTCGTGGGTATAGGTGAGACAGTGGAGGAGCGGGCCGAATCACTCCTTGAACTCAGGCGTATCCAGGACAGGTACGGTCACCTGCAGGAGATAATAATCCAGAACTTCCGGGCAAAGCCAGGGATACCCATGGAGCGCCACCCAGAGCCCTCACTACTTGAAATGGTGAGGATGGTTGCTGTGGCCAAGCTCCTCTTTCCCGATGTGAGCATACAGGTGCCCCCAAACCTCAACAGGGAAACAGGTGAGGTCTTCCTGCTTGCAGGTGCAGATGACTGGGGTGGTGTTTCACCGCTGAGCAGGGACTACGTGAACCCGGAGGCCCCCTGGCCAGAGATAGATGAACTTCGAAGGCTCACAGAGTCCGCGGGCTTCACGTTAAAGGAGAGGTTACCGGTTTACAGGAAGTTCATCAACCCTGATTTTTTAAGTCCGAAGGTCATCGAGACAATAGAAAGGCTTTACCCTGAATTCCTTGTATGA
- a CDS encoding DUF429 domain-containing protein, translating into MSVAGVDLAASHENETGVAIIDGRRVKVFSVFSFDEIIHSVKSADTVAVDAPLSLPRGRCCLRSDCSCSRHGHFRRADLEIRRYGSVLPLTWRGMRELTMRGIRIREALESRGVEVIETHPRTAEGMLENAGLRLEICDTSTMSIHQRDALTAALVALLYSEGNFIELGDPSEGTIILPDVEETQSNI; encoded by the coding sequence GTGTCTGTTGCAGGCGTTGATCTGGCCGCATCTCATGAAAACGAGACAGGTGTGGCCATAATAGACGGCAGGAGAGTGAAGGTGTTCAGTGTCTTCTCATTTGATGAGATAATCCATTCAGTGAAATCCGCAGATACAGTGGCGGTTGACGCGCCACTCTCACTTCCCAGAGGGCGCTGCTGCCTCAGGAGTGACTGCAGCTGCAGCAGGCATGGCCACTTCAGAAGGGCGGACCTTGAGATCAGAAGGTATGGCAGTGTTCTACCATTGACCTGGAGGGGGATGAGGGAGCTCACCATGAGGGGTATCAGGATAAGGGAGGCACTTGAGTCCCGTGGGGTGGAGGTTATTGAGACACACCCCAGGACGGCAGAGGGGATGCTAGAAAATGCGGGTCTGCGGCTGGAAATCTGTGATACCTCCACAATGAGCATACACCAGAGGGACGCCCTCACGGCTGCACTGGTCGCCCTCCTCTATTCAGAGGGAAATTTCATTGAATTAGGGGATCCCTCCGAGGGAACCATAATACTACCTGATGTTGAAGAAACACAATCTAACATTTGA
- a CDS encoding class I SAM-dependent methyltransferase, whose amino-acid sequence MKWVRIGDIIVLNRDVEDPERFLEMPGVRGVLLVEGISGPLRRPRVRVLAGECTETIHRENGCLFRIDLSRVMWSRGNINERARIPGVVEDGETVVDMFAGIGYFSIPVAVHSNPGRVHSIEINPDSFEFLKSNIKLNRVEGVVEPHLGDCRSIAPELDADRVIMGYVGTTHHFLEAAMECVNEGGVLHYHETVPENIMFSRPIKRIERAAHPRRVSVLDRHIIKKYSPGVWHVVLDVRVH is encoded by the coding sequence ATGAAATGGGTGAGGATAGGGGACATTATAGTTCTAAACAGGGATGTTGAGGACCCTGAAAGATTCCTTGAAATGCCGGGTGTGAGGGGTGTTCTCCTTGTTGAGGGGATAAGTGGACCCCTGAGGAGGCCCCGCGTCAGGGTCCTTGCAGGTGAATGCACCGAGACAATCCACAGGGAAAACGGCTGCCTTTTCAGGATAGACCTCTCCAGGGTAATGTGGTCAAGGGGTAACATAAATGAGAGGGCCAGAATACCCGGAGTTGTTGAGGACGGCGAAACCGTTGTTGACATGTTTGCAGGTATAGGCTACTTTTCGATACCGGTGGCGGTCCATTCAAACCCAGGGAGGGTCCACTCCATAGAGATAAACCCTGACTCATTTGAATTCCTCAAATCCAATATAAAACTCAACAGGGTTGAGGGGGTCGTGGAACCACACCTTGGGGACTGCCGTTCCATCGCCCCTGAACTGGACGCTGACCGGGTTATAATGGGTTATGTTGGAACCACCCACCACTTCCTTGAAGCTGCGATGGAATGCGTCAATGAGGGGGGCGTTTTACACTACCATGAAACTGTTCCCGAGAATATAATGTTCTCAAGACCCATTAAGAGGATTGAAAGGGCAGCACACCCGAGAAGGGTGTCTGTTCTTGACAGGCATATTATAAAGAAGTACTCGCCGGGTGTCTGGCATGTTGTCCTGGATGTAAGGGTCCACTGA